In the Chryseobacterium sp. MYb264 genome, one interval contains:
- the purF gene encoding amidophosphoribosyltransferase has translation MKSLDIHKSEYLKQFETQTYGRNLFRTQEEERLDAPNEECGIFGMYSDNDLDTFSLSQFGLFALQHRGQEACGISVLKDGKITNMKDEGLVLDVYKEIPDPETFMGNSAIGHTRYTTAGDKKKYNFQPFFAKNEYDQIILSIAHNGNLTNAKELKAQLEAEGVVFRATSDSEVILRLIQKNLDLGLRGAIKATMEKIEGAYSVVGMTRNKFFAFRDFNGIRPLVLGAINENSYVVASESVALDAVGAQYVRDILPGEIIYTNENEPGKLHSIMVDEKKAKQRICSFEYIYFARPDSSLENINVYEIREKSGEKIWEQAPVDADVVIGVPDSGVPAAIGFSKASGIPFRPVLIKNRYIGRSFIVPTQEMRERIVNLKLNPIISEIKDKRVVIIDDSIVRGTTSKRLVKILKEAGVKEIHFRSVSPPIIAPCYLGIDTPSKDDLISANMTTEQLRDYLGVDSLEFLSTDNLKVILGSANHCFGCFTEEYPVGKGEEVELFN, from the coding sequence ATGAAAAGTTTAGACATTCATAAAAGTGAATATTTAAAACAGTTTGAAACCCAAACCTACGGAAGAAATCTCTTCAGAACGCAGGAAGAAGAAAGGTTGGACGCTCCGAATGAAGAGTGTGGGATCTTCGGAATGTATTCTGATAACGATCTGGATACGTTTTCGCTTTCTCAGTTCGGGCTTTTTGCACTTCAGCACAGAGGTCAGGAAGCTTGTGGTATTTCTGTTCTTAAAGACGGAAAAATCACCAATATGAAAGATGAAGGATTAGTTTTGGATGTTTATAAAGAGATCCCGGATCCTGAGACTTTTATGGGAAATTCGGCAATCGGACATACGCGTTATACGACTGCGGGAGACAAGAAGAAATATAATTTCCAGCCATTTTTCGCAAAAAACGAATATGACCAGATTATACTTTCTATCGCACATAATGGTAATTTAACCAATGCGAAAGAGCTAAAGGCTCAGTTGGAAGCGGAAGGCGTGGTTTTCAGAGCAACTTCTGATTCTGAGGTTATCTTAAGATTGATCCAGAAAAATCTTGATTTAGGACTTCGTGGGGCTATTAAAGCAACGATGGAGAAGATTGAAGGAGCCTATTCTGTGGTGGGAATGACGAGAAATAAATTCTTTGCATTCAGAGATTTCAACGGAATCAGACCTTTGGTGTTGGGAGCAATCAACGAAAATTCTTATGTTGTAGCTTCAGAATCTGTGGCTTTAGATGCTGTGGGAGCACAGTATGTACGAGATATTTTACCGGGAGAGATTATTTATACTAATGAAAATGAGCCTGGAAAACTTCACTCGATCATGGTAGATGAAAAGAAAGCAAAACAGAGAATCTGTTCTTTCGAATACATTTATTTTGCGAGACCCGACTCGTCTTTAGAAAATATCAACGTATATGAAATCAGAGAAAAATCCGGGGAGAAAATCTGGGAACAGGCTCCTGTGGATGCCGACGTGGTAATTGGAGTGCCTGATTCCGGAGTGCCTGCGGCTATTGGTTTTTCTAAGGCTTCAGGAATTCCTTTCCGTCCTGTTTTAATTAAAAACAGATATATTGGAAGAAGCTTCATCGTCCCGACTCAGGAAATGAGAGAAAGAATTGTCAACCTGAAACTGAATCCGATTATTTCTGAGATCAAAGATAAAAGGGTGGTGATTATTGATGATTCTATCGTTCGTGGGACGACATCTAAAAGATTGGTGAAAATCCTTAAAGAGGCTGGTGTAAAAGAAATCCACTTCAGAAGTGTTTCTCCACCAATTATTGCCCCTTGTTATTTGGGAATTGATACCCCTTCAAAAGATGACCTTATTTCAGCCAATATGACGACTGAGCAGTTGAGAGACTATCTGGGCGTAGATTCTCTTGAGTTTTTAAGTACCGATAACCTGAAAGTAATTTTAGGCTCTGCTAATCACTGCTTCGGATGTTTTACAGAAGAATATCCTGTAGGCAAAGGTGAAGAAGTAGAACTGTTTAATTAA
- a CDS encoding DUF3307 domain-containing protein: protein MVFIKLILVPVLGDLVLQPNSWVTEKNVLKPVSVFLYLKILMEMVVSFIFLWNLKQLPVAAVFMMGDGLKEPDAREISVTAVNREMRSVF, encoded by the coding sequence ATGGTTTTTATTAAACTCATATTGGTACCTGTACTCGGAGACTTAGTTCTTCAGCCAAATTCATGGGTTACAGAGAAGAATGTTCTTAAACCGGTGAGTGTTTTTTTATACCTTAAAATATTGATGGAGATGGTTGTAAGTTTTATTTTCCTTTGGAATCTGAAACAGCTCCCTGTTGCAGCAGTCTTCATGATGGGAGACGGCCTGAAAGAACCGGATGCCCGGGAAATCTCAGTGACAGCTGTGAATAGGGAAATGAGATCAGTGTTTTAA
- the purC gene encoding phosphoribosylaminoimidazolesuccinocarboxamide synthase, with protein sequence MEKLEMLYEGKAKQVFATDNPNEVVVRFKDDATAFNAQKRGSVDLKGEMNNAITTLIFEYLNEKGIKTHFIKQLDEREQLVKKVSIIPLEMVVRNYSAGSMAQRLGVEEGIKSPVTIFDICYKKDELGDPLINDHHAVFLGAATYEELDEMYELTSDINDILIDLFDKMNIILVDFKIELGKTADGEIILADEISPDTCRLWDKDTMKKLDKDRFRRDLGEVTEAYVEIYNRLKTVLNK encoded by the coding sequence ATGGAAAAGTTAGAAATGTTGTACGAAGGTAAAGCAAAACAGGTATTTGCTACCGATAATCCTAATGAAGTAGTTGTTCGTTTTAAAGACGATGCTACAGCATTTAACGCTCAGAAAAGAGGTTCTGTAGATCTGAAAGGGGAGATGAATAATGCCATCACTACATTGATCTTCGAATATTTAAATGAAAAAGGGATTAAAACTCATTTCATTAAACAATTAGACGAGAGAGAGCAATTGGTGAAAAAAGTATCCATTATTCCTTTGGAAATGGTGGTGAGAAACTATTCTGCGGGAAGCATGGCTCAGAGATTGGGCGTGGAAGAAGGAATTAAATCTCCGGTAACCATCTTCGATATCTGCTATAAAAAGGATGAATTGGGAGATCCGCTTATCAATGATCACCACGCCGTTTTCTTAGGCGCTGCAACGTATGAAGAGCTTGACGAAATGTATGAATTAACTTCAGACATCAACGACATCTTAATCGATCTTTTCGACAAAATGAACATCATCCTGGTAGACTTTAAAATTGAATTAGGAAAAACGGCTGACGGAGAAATTATCCTGGCAGATGAGATTTCACCTGATACCTGCAGACTTTGGGATAAAGATACGATGAAGAAACTGGATAAAGACAGATTCAGAAGAGATCTTGGTGAAGTTACTGAAGCTTACGTGGAGATCTACAACAGATTGAAAACTGTACTTAATAAGTAA